TATAGGTTTCTTTATCATGCTAGCCGAGCTTATTTTTAAAATTGCTGATCCGTACGATATATAAATGCGAACACTTCTGCAACTGCCTCATATAGCTCTTCTGGAATGGTTTCATTAATGTTTAATTGTGCTAGCAACTCCACTAGAGAGGCATCTTCTAAAATAGGAATATTGTTTTCTTTAGCTGTTTCGATAATATCATCTGCAAGTTTCCCTTTCCCTGAAGCGGTAACTACAGGAGCAGCATGATGGGCTTCATGATAACGTAATGCTGCTGCTTTCCTCTGATTTTGATTCATATTCGAAAGTCAACCCCCTGATAAACCTGTGCATTAGAACTCGTTATGCTTTTCTTCTTTTCTTCTTCATGTAAGGTTAAAAATGAAATAGATGATAAATGATAATTCATTTCTCTCAATCCTTTTCTTAATAAAGGTTGTAATTTCATTGATAAACTTCGTAATGCTTTATGATCATTGAAAACGGTAATACTAACGTTTCTATTTTGGACATGCATATCCACCACGGTTTCTTTCATGTTTGTTAATTCCAAATAGAACACAATCCGACAATGGTCTGGATCTAGTTTCCCCGTTCGCAATTTTTTCCCTTCAAACTTTAATTCCATATCATTAGGTAATCCTAGCTTTATAGCTGGAATTTGTATATAAGCTTGCAAGAATCCATTTTGCGAATCCTGCACAGACGATATTTGTAAGCCATTTAAATGATGGAGTACTTGCTGTATTCGTTCTTTTAAAGCACCGTCTGTTTGCTGTAAAGCAAGAATTAACTGACTTTTTAACGTTACAGGAGGCGTCTCATCTTTCGCTAATTTGTATTCATGCGAAATACCGGAAAATTGCAAATGTTGTCTCACTAATTCAAGCCATTGCTTTTTTGGCTCTGCCAATACATATGTTTGTGATAAAGTAATAAAGCGTTCTAATTGCTGA
This genomic interval from Virgibacillus pantothenticus contains the following:
- a CDS encoding EscU/YscU/HrcU family type III secretion system export apparatus switch protein; this translates as MNQNQRKAAALRYHEAHHAAPVVTASGKGKLADDIIETAKENNIPILEDASLVELLAQLNINETIPEELYEAVAEVFAFIYRTDQQF